A part of Gemmatimonas groenlandica genomic DNA contains:
- a CDS encoding Uma2 family endonuclease encodes MAMPALVADWTIEMLDALPDDGQRYELIDGLLHVTPSPNEGHQDVALELSYRLSAYFVNSDVGKVMISPSNVWRGERNRNRVQPDVYVVKRAEGKRAPYPYHLRDLLLAVEVVSPSNPLLDYQIKRDLYLREGVGEYWVVHPEARNVSRWSGAADPGEVLSTTIRWQPQGMAESFVLDLPSFFEHAFR; translated from the coding sequence ATGGCCATGCCCGCACTGGTCGCCGATTGGACCATCGAGATGCTCGACGCGCTGCCTGATGACGGCCAGCGCTACGAGCTCATCGACGGATTGCTTCACGTGACCCCCTCGCCCAACGAGGGACATCAGGACGTCGCGCTCGAACTCAGTTATCGCCTGTCCGCGTACTTCGTCAACAGCGATGTCGGCAAGGTGATGATTTCACCCAGCAACGTCTGGCGCGGCGAACGCAATCGCAATCGCGTGCAGCCCGACGTGTACGTGGTGAAGCGTGCAGAGGGAAAGCGCGCCCCGTACCCCTACCATCTGCGCGATCTGCTGCTGGCCGTCGAGGTCGTGTCGCCGTCCAATCCGCTGCTCGACTACCAGATCAAGCGCGATCTGTACCTGCGCGAGGGCGTCGGCGAGTACTGGGTCGTGCACCCTGAGGCGCGCAACGTCTCACGCTGGAGCGGCGCGGCTGATCCTGGCGAGGTGCTCAGCACCACAATACGCTGGCAGCCGCAGGGCATGGCGGAGTCCTTCGTGCTCGATCTGCCTTCGTTTTTCGAACACGCATTCCGGTAG
- a CDS encoding type II toxin-antitoxin system PemK/MazF family toxin has translation MVTAGSVHRGEVYTVELNPTRGREIRKTRPCVIVSPDELNAALGTFIVAPLTTGGHPYPFRVSCRFAGKDGHVVLDQIRTVDRERIGKRLGVLTAPTQAKILVVLQAMFTA, from the coding sequence ATGGTGACCGCCGGCTCCGTGCACCGAGGGGAGGTATACACCGTCGAGCTCAACCCCACACGCGGCCGTGAAATTCGAAAGACGCGGCCGTGCGTTATCGTCTCGCCGGACGAACTCAACGCGGCACTCGGGACATTCATTGTGGCGCCGCTCACGACCGGCGGACATCCCTATCCGTTTCGCGTCTCGTGTCGATTTGCCGGCAAAGACGGGCACGTCGTCCTCGATCAGATCCGTACAGTCGATCGTGAACGAATAGGGAAGCGGCTCGGTGTGCTGACGGCACCGACGCAGGCAAAGATTCTTGTCGTGCTGCAGGCGATGTTCACAGCATAG
- a CDS encoding FmdB family zinc ribbon protein, with protein MPMFDFVCTACQQSFEALVRGSTPPACPACGSTALEKQMALPSIKTSSTHGQAMHAAKKRDAAQGKDRMHEQRKYELSHDD; from the coding sequence ATGCCCATGTTCGACTTTGTGTGCACGGCTTGTCAACAGAGCTTCGAAGCGTTGGTGCGTGGCAGTACGCCGCCGGCCTGCCCGGCTTGCGGCAGCACGGCCCTCGAGAAGCAGATGGCCCTGCCCTCCATCAAGACCTCGTCCACGCACGGTCAGGCCATGCATGCCGCCAAGAAGCGCGACGCGGCGCAGGGCAAGGACCGCATGCACGAGCAGCGCAAATACGAACTGAGCCACGACGACTGA
- a CDS encoding DUF1552 domain-containing protein — MYFLSGKAMPRRQFLQNLSATIALPYLDAMIPTGRGSRILANKAPRLVAIEMVHGAAGCNELGSKLNLWSPAAAGKQFDLAPTAMSSLEQYRDYLTIISNTDVREAEPSSPNEIGGDHFRSSATYLTQAHAKQTEGSDVKVGTSLDQLYAKRFGQDTPIPSMQLCIENVDQAGGCAYGYACVYTDSISWSSPTEPLPVIRDPRVAFEKLFGVGGTSSERAERRRTRRSILDFVSGEMSSLKVNLGPDDRHRLDKYLEDIREVERRIQRVEARNQSGDPRELPEAPAGVPDSFAEHVKLMFDIQALAFAADITRVFSFKMGRDGSSRTYPESGTDKPFHPASHHGGTERGVKDFNMINKYHVSMLPYFLDKLKNIQESDGNMLDKTMIIYGSPMGDSNLHNHRRCPLILLGKAEGQLAGNLHIKAPDGTPMANAMLSMMHTLGLNDQTKFGDATGALNLNSYA, encoded by the coding sequence ATGTATTTTCTCAGCGGCAAGGCGATGCCCCGCCGGCAGTTCCTGCAGAACCTCAGTGCCACGATCGCGTTGCCGTATCTGGATGCGATGATCCCGACCGGACGTGGCTCGCGCATCCTCGCCAACAAGGCGCCTCGCCTCGTCGCCATCGAAATGGTGCACGGTGCGGCCGGCTGCAACGAACTGGGCTCGAAGCTCAACCTCTGGTCGCCTGCGGCGGCCGGCAAGCAGTTCGACCTCGCGCCTACCGCGATGTCGTCGCTCGAGCAGTATCGCGACTATCTCACGATCATCAGCAACACCGACGTTCGTGAAGCGGAACCCTCGTCGCCGAACGAAATCGGCGGTGACCATTTTCGCTCCAGCGCGACGTATCTCACGCAGGCACACGCCAAGCAGACGGAAGGCTCGGATGTGAAGGTCGGCACGTCGCTCGATCAGTTGTATGCGAAGCGCTTCGGTCAGGACACGCCGATCCCGTCCATGCAGCTGTGCATCGAGAACGTCGACCAGGCGGGCGGGTGCGCGTACGGCTATGCCTGCGTGTACACCGACTCCATCAGCTGGTCGTCACCCACTGAGCCGCTGCCCGTCATTCGCGATCCGCGCGTGGCGTTCGAGAAGCTGTTCGGTGTCGGTGGCACCAGTTCCGAGCGGGCCGAGCGCCGTCGCACGCGTCGCAGCATTCTCGACTTCGTGTCGGGCGAGATGTCGTCGCTCAAGGTGAACCTCGGGCCTGACGACCGTCATCGTCTCGACAAGTATCTCGAGGACATCCGCGAAGTCGAGCGCCGCATTCAGCGCGTGGAAGCGCGCAACCAGAGCGGCGATCCGCGCGAGTTGCCGGAAGCTCCGGCCGGCGTGCCCGATTCGTTCGCCGAGCACGTCAAGCTGATGTTCGACATTCAGGCGCTGGCGTTCGCGGCGGATATCACGCGCGTGTTTTCGTTCAAGATGGGTCGCGACGGCTCCAGCCGTACGTACCCGGAGAGCGGCACGGACAAGCCGTTCCATCCGGCCTCGCACCATGGCGGTACCGAGCGCGGCGTGAAGGACTTCAACATGATCAACAAGTACCACGTCTCGATGCTTCCGTACTTCCTGGACAAGCTGAAGAACATCCAGGAAAGCGACGGCAACATGCTCGACAAGACGATGATCATCTACGGCTCGCCGATGGGTGACTCGAACCTGCACAACCATCGCCGCTGCCCGCTCATCCTGTTGGGCAAGGCCGAAGGACAGCTGGCCGGCAACCTGCACATCAAGGCGCCGGATGGCACGCCGATGGCGAACGCGATGCTCAGCATGATGCACACGCTCGGCCTGAACGATCAGACGAAGTTCGGTGACGCCACGGGTGCCCTCAACTTGAACTCCTATGCCTAA
- a CDS encoding HupE/UreJ family protein produces MPFLLSLLALLLIIVPGHRAQAHEIPATVVVRTFVKPDGARVRVLVRVPLESMRDVSFPTRGAGLLDVARAEPTLRDAAQLWIADGLRLRVGDRVLGAPQVMAVRAALPSDRAFDAYDSALRAVQTLPLPATTDIPVGQVLLDVLLDVPANGVIVADDADLVLEPKWAHLGLRTTTVVTLLLSTGAERVITFDGDPGEVRLDPRWWHAAWRFVLTGMSHMFSGIDHLLFVLCLVLPIRAMRPLVGVVTAFTIAHSITLVASAMGFAPTALWFPPLVEVLIAGSIVYMALENIVGARVQQRWMIAFAFGLVHGFGFSAALRDQLQFAGSHLLTSLAAFNVGVELAQLAVLAVSIPALRWVFARAVPERMGVIIASAFITHEAWHWLLERAATLRTYRFTPPVLDALFLADVMRGAMGVLIVIGVAWGISGVMRKLSGARTVSKSAATGLLLVCAAALFAPRGSQAQAPKSTTQGVYTAAQAAKGKNVFNGACLGCHTTATHMGPAFELKWFGRPLWDLYGYLSNLMPKSAPGTLTEEEYVWVTAYILKLNGMPAGRVELNAEPDWLKTVRIEPVPNNAPNNAPNNAPNNAPNNAPNNAPNNAPNNAPNNAPNNAPNNAPNNVPHQAPSSLEDRWEVRRFRLVPQF; encoded by the coding sequence ATGCCCTTTCTCTTATCCTTGCTCGCTCTGCTGTTGATCATCGTTCCGGGACATCGTGCGCAGGCGCACGAGATCCCGGCCACGGTCGTCGTACGCACGTTCGTGAAGCCAGACGGCGCGCGGGTGCGCGTGCTGGTGCGGGTGCCGCTGGAGAGCATGCGTGATGTGTCGTTCCCCACGCGTGGTGCGGGGTTGCTGGATGTGGCGCGAGCCGAACCCACGCTGCGCGATGCCGCCCAGTTGTGGATCGCCGATGGCTTGCGCTTGCGCGTGGGCGATCGGGTGCTGGGCGCCCCGCAGGTGATGGCGGTGCGTGCCGCGTTGCCCAGCGATCGCGCCTTCGATGCGTACGACAGCGCCTTGCGCGCGGTGCAGACGTTACCGCTGCCGGCGACCACTGATATTCCGGTGGGGCAGGTGCTGCTCGACGTGCTGCTCGACGTGCCCGCGAACGGCGTGATCGTAGCCGACGACGCCGACTTGGTATTGGAGCCCAAGTGGGCGCACCTTGGGCTCCGCACCACCACCGTGGTCACGCTGCTGCTGAGCACCGGCGCCGAACGGGTGATCACCTTCGACGGCGATCCGGGCGAGGTGCGTCTCGACCCGCGCTGGTGGCATGCCGCGTGGCGTTTCGTGCTGACCGGCATGTCGCACATGTTCAGCGGCATCGATCATCTGCTGTTCGTGCTGTGCCTGGTGCTGCCCATTCGTGCCATGCGGCCCTTGGTCGGTGTGGTCACCGCGTTCACGATCGCGCACTCGATTACGCTGGTGGCATCGGCGATGGGCTTCGCACCCACGGCATTGTGGTTCCCGCCGCTGGTCGAGGTGCTGATCGCCGGCTCCATCGTGTACATGGCGCTCGAGAACATCGTGGGCGCGCGCGTGCAACAGCGTTGGATGATCGCGTTCGCGTTCGGACTGGTACACGGCTTCGGATTCTCCGCGGCGCTGCGCGATCAGCTGCAGTTTGCCGGTTCGCATTTGCTCACGTCGCTCGCGGCGTTCAACGTGGGCGTCGAACTGGCGCAGCTGGCGGTGTTGGCGGTTTCGATACCGGCGCTGCGCTGGGTGTTCGCGCGCGCGGTGCCCGAGCGCATGGGCGTAATTATCGCGTCGGCGTTCATCACGCACGAGGCGTGGCATTGGCTGCTCGAGCGCGCGGCCACGTTGCGCACGTACCGGTTCACGCCTCCGGTGCTCGATGCGCTGTTTCTGGCGGATGTCATGCGGGGAGCGATGGGAGTGTTGATCGTGATCGGGGTGGCGTGGGGGATTTCTGGTGTGATGCGCAAGCTGTCGGGCGCGCGCACCGTGTCGAAGTCGGCCGCCACCGGACTGTTGCTGGTGTGCGCGGCCGCGCTGTTCGCGCCGCGCGGGAGCCAAGCGCAGGCGCCCAAGTCAACCACGCAAGGTGTGTACACGGCGGCGCAGGCTGCGAAGGGCAAGAACGTGTTCAACGGCGCTTGCCTAGGCTGTCACACCACGGCGACGCACATGGGGCCTGCGTTCGAGCTGAAGTGGTTCGGGCGACCGTTGTGGGACCTGTATGGCTATCTGAGCAACCTGATGCCCAAGTCGGCACCGGGCACGCTTACCGAAGAGGAGTACGTGTGGGTCACCGCGTACATCCTGAAGCTGAACGGCATGCCGGCGGGGAGGGTGGAGTTGAACGCCGAGCCGGATTGGTTGAAGACGGTGCGTATCGAGCCGGTGCCGAACAACGCGCCGAACAACGCGCCGAACAACGCGCCGAACAACGCGCCGAACAACGCGCCGAACAACGCGCCGAACAACGCGCCGAACAACGCGCCGAACAACGCGCCGAACAACGCGCCGAACAACGCGCCGAACAACGTGCCGCATCAGGCGCCGTCGTCATTGGAAGATCGTTGGGAAGTACGCAGGTTCAGACTCGTCCCGCAGTTTTGA
- a CDS encoding N-acyl homoserine lactonase family protein, protein MTRSLRTVSARLRPAFALRMASIVAALASPTAHLAAQAAPTVTLTRMSCGTNALPTDVGLRFSDTFAFSGLMVQLTYSCYLVRHNDDYLIWDTGFAMGPGATAPKQSLVEMLGELKLPATSVKYVGISHYHGDHTGQAKLFPQATLLVGKGDWDALNDPKLAAATTPANFAPWISGGSKVEPLAADKDVFGDGSVMILNMPGHTPGHHSLLVKLREMGPVLITGDLSHFRENYESDGVPTFNTDRAASLASIDRFKRIAKNLKATVIIQHDQRDVTKLPAFPAAAK, encoded by the coding sequence ATGACTCGCTCCCTCCGCACCGTCAGTGCACGCCTGCGTCCGGCCTTTGCGCTACGCATGGCCAGCATCGTGGCTGCCCTCGCTTCGCCGACGGCCCACCTCGCGGCCCAAGCTGCGCCCACTGTCACGCTCACGCGCATGTCGTGCGGCACGAACGCGCTCCCCACCGACGTGGGTCTGCGGTTCTCCGACACGTTCGCCTTCAGTGGACTCATGGTGCAGCTCACCTACAGCTGCTACCTCGTGCGCCACAACGACGACTACCTGATCTGGGATACCGGGTTCGCCATGGGGCCCGGCGCGACCGCGCCCAAACAGAGCCTGGTGGAGATGCTGGGTGAACTCAAGCTCCCGGCAACGAGTGTGAAGTACGTCGGCATCAGTCACTATCACGGTGACCACACGGGGCAGGCCAAGCTCTTCCCGCAGGCCACGCTGCTCGTCGGGAAAGGCGACTGGGATGCGCTGAACGATCCGAAACTCGCCGCTGCCACCACCCCCGCGAACTTCGCGCCGTGGATCAGCGGCGGCTCCAAGGTCGAACCGCTCGCGGCCGACAAGGACGTGTTTGGCGACGGATCCGTGATGATTCTGAACATGCCGGGACACACGCCCGGTCATCACAGTCTGCTCGTGAAGCTGCGTGAGATGGGGCCCGTACTGATCACCGGAGACCTGTCGCACTTCCGCGAGAACTACGAGAGCGACGGGGTGCCCACCTTCAACACCGATCGCGCGGCATCGCTGGCGAGTATCGATCGTTTCAAGCGGATCGCGAAGAATCTCAAGGCGACGGTGATCATTCAGCATGATCAGCGGGATGTGACCAAACTGCCGGCGTTTCCGGCGGCGGCGAAGTAG
- a CDS encoding ankyrin repeat domain-containing protein, whose product MPKSGLRSGYRLAVIASVLGASLALGAARMPTDESPVADAVMRGDSARVRVLIKQGLDVNAAQADGMTALHWAAQRGDAGGAQMLMYAGARVDAVTRNGNYTPLHLAARNGRAAAVKALLAAGADVNAVTTTGAVTALHFASSNGDAATVTALLDKGAPVDTREGAWGQTPLMWAASGNRLAALDILIKRGANLELASKIEDISAKEKAERAMLVQRGRRVAAMKAADAAPTVAAAGPGVAAGAGPAAAAATAVPATPRVAVAVPAPAAAAPAAPGAPVKRDSAPTPPPQTGFNNRGPTYGDLIGNKGGLTALLFAVRDGSDECVARLLEAGAKLNHVSEGDHTSPLLMATINGRFDMAKMLLEKGADVKLQSDAGATPLYATINVQWAAKSLYPQPTAQLQQTTSYLDLMESFLKAGADVNVRLKKHLWFMSYNFDLLGVNTVGATAFWRAAYGTDVPAMKLLVKYGADITIPTIKPTGRLPGDDSGGDDAAAGGKDPSGLAPIPDGGPGVYPIHAATGVGYGEGFAANSHRHAPDAWMASAKYLIEELKVDVNMRDHNGYNAVHHAAARGDNELITYLASKGGDIMAISRRGQTTTDMANGPVQRIPPFLETVDLLVKMGAKNSNKCKSC is encoded by the coding sequence ATGCCTAAGTCCGGATTGCGGAGCGGCTATCGCCTCGCGGTGATCGCGTCGGTGCTCGGTGCCTCGCTGGCACTGGGCGCGGCGCGGATGCCGACGGACGAATCGCCGGTGGCCGACGCCGTCATGCGGGGTGACAGCGCTCGCGTGCGCGTGCTGATCAAGCAGGGACTCGATGTCAACGCCGCGCAGGCCGACGGCATGACCGCGTTGCATTGGGCGGCGCAGCGTGGCGATGCCGGTGGTGCGCAGATGCTGATGTACGCCGGCGCGCGCGTTGATGCCGTCACGCGCAACGGCAACTACACGCCGCTGCACTTGGCGGCGCGCAACGGACGCGCGGCGGCGGTGAAGGCGTTGCTGGCGGCTGGCGCCGATGTGAATGCGGTGACGACGACGGGCGCGGTGACGGCATTGCACTTTGCGTCATCGAACGGCGATGCGGCCACGGTCACGGCGCTACTCGACAAGGGCGCGCCGGTGGACACGCGTGAAGGCGCGTGGGGACAGACGCCGCTCATGTGGGCGGCCTCGGGCAATCGCTTGGCCGCACTCGATATTCTGATCAAGCGCGGCGCGAATCTCGAACTGGCGTCGAAGATCGAGGACATCTCGGCCAAGGAAAAGGCCGAGCGCGCGATGCTGGTGCAGCGCGGTCGCCGGGTGGCGGCGATGAAGGCGGCCGATGCGGCGCCGACGGTGGCAGCGGCTGGCCCTGGTGTTGCGGCAGGTGCTGGTCCTGCTGCGGCGGCTGCGACTGCTGTTCCGGCGACGCCGCGTGTAGCGGTTGCAGTGCCGGCTCCCGCGGCCGCCGCACCGGCGGCGCCCGGTGCACCGGTCAAGCGCGATTCCGCGCCCACGCCGCCACCGCAGACGGGCTTCAACAATCGTGGCCCGACCTATGGCGACTTGATCGGCAACAAGGGGGGACTCACGGCACTGCTGTTCGCGGTGCGTGATGGCAGTGACGAGTGCGTCGCGCGGTTGCTCGAAGCCGGTGCAAAGCTCAATCACGTCAGCGAGGGCGATCATACCAGCCCGCTGCTCATGGCGACGATCAACGGCCGCTTCGACATGGCCAAGATGCTGCTCGAGAAGGGCGCCGATGTGAAGCTGCAGAGCGACGCCGGGGCGACGCCGCTGTACGCCACGATCAACGTGCAGTGGGCGGCCAAGTCGCTCTATCCGCAACCGACCGCGCAGTTGCAGCAGACCACGTCATACCTCGACCTGATGGAGTCCTTCCTCAAGGCCGGCGCCGACGTGAACGTGCGCCTCAAGAAGCACCTGTGGTTCATGTCGTACAACTTCGATCTGCTGGGCGTGAACACAGTGGGCGCCACGGCGTTCTGGCGTGCCGCGTACGGTACCGATGTGCCGGCGATGAAGCTGCTCGTGAAGTACGGTGCCGATATTACGATCCCGACGATCAAGCCGACGGGCCGTCTGCCCGGCGACGATTCAGGCGGAGATGATGCGGCGGCCGGCGGCAAGGATCCGTCGGGGCTCGCGCCGATTCCCGATGGCGGTCCGGGCGTGTATCCGATTCACGCGGCCACCGGCGTGGGCTACGGTGAAGGCTTCGCGGCCAACTCGCACCGGCATGCGCCGGACGCGTGGATGGCGTCGGCCAAGTATCTGATCGAAGAGCTCAAGGTCGATGTGAACATGCGCGACCATAACGGCTACAACGCCGTTCATCATGCGGCGGCCCGCGGCGACAATGAGCTGATCACGTATCTCGCCAGCAAAGGCGGGGACATCATGGCGATCAGCCGTCGTGGCCAGACCACCACCGACATGGCGAATGGTCCGGTGCAGCGCATTCCTCCCTTCCTCGAGACGGTAGACCTACTCGTCAAGATGGGCGCCAAGAACAGCAACAAGTGCAAGTCCTGCTAG
- a CDS encoding PQQ-binding-like beta-propeller repeat protein has product MMQRRTRRLAGFALIAGAAVVGATFTRVAPTVAQQGKPLVRGNAYGEWRHWGADQWSTRYSPLEQVNASNFDSLQVAWEWKASAFGKDEYYRTTPIFANGRLFTVASTRRVATALDPETGETLWMYRLDEGIRWQKAPRQFAGRGLSYWTDGRIERVLLVTPGYHLISLDAKTGKPDPLFGKNGVVDLMDGLGYPMVPLAVDDSGPLIISDAAPMRKAKPGETWDPVKKIGADGTVGLDPAAGQIAASSPPMVVGNMLVVGNSSIHGYYPIRTHNVTGTVRGFDIRTGRQAWKFNLVPQPGEFGADTWKNGSKNGTKGVGKNDAWAPYAADEQLGLVYIPVGMPLMDEYGGHRPGNNLYGNSLVALDAKTGLRKWHFQMVHHDIWDYDTPMAPNLMDITVDGKPRKVIAQTTKQGWVYTFDRATGEPIWPMVETPVMKSDVPGEISSPTQPIPSKPAAYSQQGLVEADLIDYTPAIKDSALKMAKRCRMGPYFIPPAAADGKGSTGLKCSWYAPGASGGVNIDGGATVDVETGMLYVASITGMSTAQLQKDPCSEFDYSSPRNSCGLLGALPAPAGYEGPVRERGGDFAARAGGSIIGGVSIVKPKEYGGITAYNMKSGDKSWWAPNAGMLKVTSRDPLFAGVTLPPQGGRGQAQAMTTKTLLIYGTGRSGGAPGEAPKLYALDKTTGKQVGAVEIASKTTAVPMTFLHKGRQYIVFASGAENETQLTALALPVKK; this is encoded by the coding sequence ATGATGCAACGCAGGACCAGACGGCTGGCCGGATTTGCGCTTATCGCGGGCGCCGCGGTTGTCGGCGCCACGTTCACGCGTGTCGCTCCCACGGTGGCGCAACAGGGCAAGCCACTCGTGCGCGGCAACGCGTACGGCGAATGGCGCCATTGGGGAGCAGACCAATGGAGCACGCGCTACTCGCCGCTCGAGCAGGTGAATGCCAGCAACTTCGATTCGCTGCAGGTGGCGTGGGAGTGGAAGGCCAGTGCGTTCGGCAAGGACGAGTACTATCGCACCACGCCGATCTTCGCCAATGGTCGACTGTTCACGGTGGCCAGCACGCGTCGCGTGGCTACCGCGCTTGATCCGGAAACGGGCGAGACGTTGTGGATGTATCGCCTGGACGAAGGCATTCGCTGGCAGAAGGCGCCGCGTCAGTTCGCCGGTCGTGGCTTGTCGTACTGGACCGACGGCCGCATTGAACGCGTGCTGTTGGTCACGCCGGGCTATCACCTGATTTCGCTCGATGCGAAAACGGGGAAGCCCGATCCGCTGTTCGGCAAGAACGGTGTGGTCGACTTGATGGACGGATTGGGCTACCCCATGGTGCCGCTGGCGGTCGATGATTCAGGTCCGCTCATCATCTCCGACGCTGCGCCGATGCGCAAAGCAAAGCCGGGCGAAACGTGGGACCCGGTCAAGAAGATCGGTGCCGATGGTACCGTCGGTCTCGACCCGGCGGCCGGACAGATCGCCGCCAGTTCGCCGCCGATGGTGGTCGGCAACATGTTGGTGGTCGGCAACTCGTCGATTCACGGCTACTACCCGATTCGCACGCACAACGTCACGGGTACCGTGCGCGGCTTCGACATCCGCACCGGACGTCAGGCGTGGAAGTTCAACCTCGTGCCGCAGCCCGGTGAGTTCGGTGCCGACACCTGGAAGAACGGCTCGAAGAACGGCACCAAGGGTGTCGGCAAGAACGACGCGTGGGCGCCGTACGCGGCCGACGAACAGCTCGGCCTCGTGTACATCCCGGTGGGCATGCCGCTGATGGACGAATACGGTGGACATCGCCCAGGCAACAACCTGTACGGCAACTCGCTCGTGGCGCTCGACGCGAAGACCGGTCTTCGCAAGTGGCACTTCCAGATGGTGCATCACGACATCTGGGACTACGACACGCCGATGGCGCCGAACCTGATGGACATCACGGTGGACGGCAAGCCGCGTAAGGTGATTGCGCAGACCACCAAGCAAGGCTGGGTGTACACGTTTGATCGTGCCACTGGCGAGCCGATCTGGCCGATGGTGGAAACGCCGGTGATGAAGAGCGACGTGCCGGGCGAGATTTCGTCGCCCACGCAGCCGATTCCGAGCAAGCCAGCGGCGTACTCTCAGCAGGGTCTCGTCGAGGCCGATCTCATCGACTACACGCCGGCCATCAAGGACTCGGCGCTCAAGATGGCCAAGCGCTGCCGCATGGGGCCGTACTTCATTCCGCCGGCCGCGGCCGACGGCAAGGGGAGCACCGGACTCAAGTGCTCGTGGTACGCGCCCGGTGCCAGCGGTGGCGTGAACATCGACGGTGGCGCCACGGTGGACGTGGAAACCGGCATGCTGTACGTGGCGTCGATCACGGGCATGAGCACCGCGCAGCTGCAGAAGGATCCGTGCTCGGAGTTCGACTACAGCTCCCCGCGCAACAGCTGCGGCCTGCTCGGCGCGTTGCCGGCACCGGCTGGCTACGAAGGTCCCGTGCGTGAGCGCGGTGGTGACTTCGCCGCGCGCGCCGGCGGCTCGATCATCGGTGGCGTGTCGATCGTGAAGCCCAAGGAATACGGTGGCATCACGGCGTACAACATGAAGAGCGGCGACAAGTCGTGGTGGGCACCGAACGCCGGCATGCTGAAAGTCACGAGCCGCGATCCGCTGTTTGCCGGCGTCACGTTGCCGCCGCAGGGTGGACGCGGACAGGCGCAGGCAATGACGACCAAGACGCTGCTGATCTACGGCACCGGCCGCAGCGGTGGCGCGCCGGGTGAGGCACCGAAGCTGTACGCGCTCGACAAGACCACCGGCAAACAAGTGGGTGCGGTGGAGATCGCCTCGAAGACGACGGCGGTGCCGATGACGTTCCTGCACAAGGGGCGGCAGTACATCGTGTTCGCGAGCGGCGCGGAGAACGAAACGCAGCTCACGGCGTTGGCGCTCCCGGTGAAGAAGTAA
- a CDS encoding RidA family protein — translation MRRSFVFATTAAISVSLSSTLLAGTALAQVAKAPATAARQPVIPEGQSASPTLTPGIRVGNMLFASGQLGMSRTAPDSTIQGQTRLALENTKKVFEAAGTTLANATKCTVFLTDVKDFGGMNSVYREFFPSAPPARSTVVVAALVSPGAKVEIECAGVIP, via the coding sequence ATGCGTCGTTCGTTCGTTTTCGCTACCACTGCCGCCATCTCGGTGTCGCTATCTAGTACGCTGCTCGCCGGCACGGCGCTGGCGCAAGTCGCAAAGGCGCCAGCCACGGCGGCGCGCCAGCCGGTGATTCCCGAAGGGCAGAGTGCGTCGCCCACGCTCACGCCGGGTATCCGGGTGGGCAACATGCTGTTCGCGTCGGGACAACTCGGCATGAGCCGCACCGCGCCGGACAGCACGATTCAGGGGCAGACGCGCCTGGCGCTGGAGAATACCAAGAAAGTGTTCGAGGCGGCCGGCACCACGCTCGCCAACGCCACGAAGTGTACCGTGTTCCTGACCGACGTGAAGGACTTCGGCGGCATGAATTCAGTGTATCGCGAGTTCTTCCCGTCGGCCCCGCCGGCCCGCTCGACCGTGGTGGTCGCCGCCCTCGTATCGCCAGGCGCCAAGGTCGAAATCGAGTGCGCGGGTGTGATTCCCTAA
- a CDS encoding AbrB/MazE/SpoVT family DNA-binding domain-containing protein, with amino-acid sequence MKGKLVRIGNSRGVRLAKPLIEEAGLTDDVEIRVQGGALIITSVESPRAGWAESVTKYGPSKLLDEPSATVFDESEWTW; translated from the coding sequence ATGAAAGGCAAACTCGTACGCATCGGCAACTCGCGCGGAGTGCGTCTTGCGAAGCCGCTGATTGAGGAGGCTGGGCTGACCGACGACGTCGAGATCCGCGTGCAAGGCGGCGCGTTGATCATCACCTCGGTCGAGTCCCCCCGCGCCGGGTGGGCCGAATCGGTCACGAAGTACGGCCCGTCGAAGCTGTTGGACGAACCGTCGGCAACGGTGTTCGACGAGTCCGAGTGGACATGGTGA